The following proteins are encoded in a genomic region of Amphiura filiformis chromosome 11, Afil_fr2py, whole genome shotgun sequence:
- the LOC140164565 gene encoding uncharacterized protein, whose protein sequence is MEDGTIADDQITASSNHSVANSDTLNFEPWRARPSGSLYWRPHENTLDMLQDQWIQVDFLEPVIITGIQTQGNDQSDITIRRWISKLQVQTGNSVDTLTYITNLNSTHQIFSANTNYNQFVMVEFPEPISARYLRIVPTECENKCGLRFEVFGCRLVNECAFDQDICDTNAECHDKDNGYQCTCNSGFIGDGFQCAVENSTTSGTGTPSTSTSTPLSHSNREYIGITVGGICLILLTALIIMCLVKRKSQRKTTPPIGEPGYLEPKPKMDEEPWNPYIGLSGNQPPASETEYDTGLINLAAINSNESEYEVSLDQTPPPIGENGYLEPMPNKGEEPGNTYTKLRGNQPAASEKKYDTSLINSAAINPTNSNESEYEVSLDKTLPSIGENGYLEPRPNKDEEPEITYTKLRGNQLVASKTKYNTSLINSAAINPITSNESQYEVSLDKTPPHIGENGYLDPRPTKGEEPWNPYTELSGNQPAAS, encoded by the exons ATGGAAGACGGTACAATAGCGGATGACCAAATCACAGCTTCTTCAAACCATTCCGTAGCAAATAGTGACACATTAAACTTTGAGCCTTGGAGAGCTCGACCAAGTGGTAGTTTATATTGGCGTCCACATGAGAATActttagacatgttacaagaccaATGGATTCAAGTAGACTTCTTAGAACCCGTAATCATCACAGGAATACAGACGCAAGGTAATGATCAATCGGATATCACGATCAGGAGATGGATAAGTAAACTACAAGTCCAAACTGGGAATTCTGTAGACACCTTGACTTATATCACGAACCTCAACTCCACTCATCAG ATATTCTCAGCTAATACAAATTACAACCAGTTTGTGATGGTAGAATTTCCTGAACCAATCAGTGCCCGGTATCTTCGCATCGTTCCAACAGAATGTGAAAATAAGTGTGGACTTCGTTTTGAAGTCTTCGGTTGCCGATTGGTAAATGAATGTGCGTTTGATCAAGACATATGTGATACCAATGCTGAGTGCCATGACAAAGACAATGGGTACCAATGTACATGCAACTCAGGATTCATCGGAGATGGCTTCCAATGTGCAG ttgAAAATAGCACGACGAGTGGAACAGGTACTCCATCCACATCAACATCAACACCTTTGTCACATAGCAATCGAGAATATATAG GTATCACAGTGGGTGGCATATGTCTAATACTTCTGACAGCACTTATCATTATGTGTCTTGTTAAAAG GAAATCGCAAAGGAAAACGACGCCACCTATTGGAGAACCAGGGTACCTGGAGCCTAAGCCTAAAATGGACGAAGAACCCTGGAACCCATACATCGGCCTGAGCGGGAATCAACCGCCAGCTTCAGAGACTGAATACGATACCGGTCTTATAAATTTAGCTGCTATTAACAGCAATGAGTCTGAATATGAAGTGTCTTTAGACCAAACACCACCACCTATTGGAGAGAACGGGTACCTGGAGCCTATGCCTAATAAAGGCGAAGAACCCGGGAACACATACACCAAGCTGAGGGGAAATCAACCGGCAGCTTCAGAGAAAAAATACGATACCAGTCTTATAAATTCAGCTGCTATTAACCCTACTAACAGCAATGAGTCTGAGTATGAAGTGTCTTTAGACAAAACACTGCCATCTATTGGAGAGAACGGGTACCTGGAGCCTAGGCCTAATAAAGACGAAGAACCCGAGATCACTTACACCAAGCTGCGCGGAAATCAACTAGTAGCTTCAAAGACGAAATACAATACCAGTCTTATAAATTCAGCTGCTATTAACCCTATTACCAGCAATGAGTCTCAGTATGAAGTGTCTTTAGACAAAACACCACCACATATTGGAGAGAACGGATACCTGGATCCTAGACCTACTAAAGGCGAAGAACCCTGGAATCCATACACGGAGCTGAGCGGAAATCAACCGGCAGCTTCATAG
- the LOC140164564 gene encoding NXPE family member 3-like, with amino-acid sequence MESQLKVKEKPSVRIISRRKLLLICGIVIFISMYTYLYFRDDKIRTSYPHTRCNVHQLPMIDGLTSFKKSRASWLLKGRVVELEESKYPPSQYIEISNSVPACPKYFDAFIKDPKPVYLLCDTIELIITARDCKKKRLNSGGDYLWTWIKTDSLKASQTQEGNVTDVGNGTYIARFTLRWIGEVTPVVAVIRTRQEVNYMRQWRDKVPARFCYNGIFKLKNITATVPCHITPWMNLTHTHIKLDKTRYLCNFTDPFTGAPWYCIKPPNMPCSAYDYGRGDTEREVLYDDSKLYFKSSKGFDYVKNIQPRVINVVNMDQTGGQPRYLSGLFSTCEFTKKLLMCNTTERGGMFSPSSASGVYYKNVWVSLQCKKSKFDKNKIIRILENKTMLFFGDSTVRQWLELITDTLWNETCFKQLGATKLGYSTQYNMSFAFTFHGFPVRGKHSTASTSDYIANRLDALKTGGPDVIIVLTIWAHFTTTTLEFYQDRLLSIKNAIIRLQKRYPGTRTFIKSANTREKAIISMSNWYAWECDQLMRMTLGNIPGITIIDVWGMTTGHYTGFHVHPDKSVVRNEVDMLLSFI; translated from the coding sequence GTCTCAGTTGAAGGTAAAAGAAAAACCATCAGTCCGGATAATTTCTCGTCGGAAATTGTTATTGATTTGTGGTATTGTCATCTTCATATCAATGTATACGTATCTGTATTTCAGAGATGATAAAATTCGTACATCTTATCCACATACCAGGTGTAATGTCCATCAACTGCCAATGATTGACGGacttacaagttttaaaaaatcccGTGCAAGTTGGTTATTGAAAGGTCGTGTCGTTGAACTCGAAGAGTCCAAATATCCCCCTTCTCAATATATTGAAATTAGCAACTCAGTACCAGCATGTCCAAAGTATTTCGATGCATTTATCAAAGATCCTAAACCAGTTTATCTGCTCTGTGATACAATAGAGTTGATAATTACGGCAAGAGATTGCAAGAAAAAGAGATTGAACTCTGGAGGTGATTACTTGTGGACGTGGATAAAAACAGATTCTTTGAAAGCAAGTCAAACACAAGAAGGTAACGTTACTGATGTGGGTAATGGGACCTACATTGCGCGGTTTACCCTCAGATGGATTGGGGAGGTGACCCCTGTTGTAGCTGTTATTAGAACTCGACAAGAGGTCAATTATATGAGGCAATGGAGAGACAAAGTTCCTGCTAGATTTTGCTATAATGGAATATTCAAACTCAAAAATATCACTGCAACAGTACCATGTCACATAACTCCTTGGATGAATCTTACTCATACTCACATCAAACTTGATAAAACGCGTTATTTGTGCAACTTCACAGACCCTTTCACCGGTGCGCCATGGTATTGCATTAAACCACCAAATATGCCGTGTTCTGCGTATGACTACGGTCGAGGAGACACAGAAAGAGAAGTATTGTATGATGATTCAAAGTTGTATTTCAAATCATCAAAAGGATTTGACTATGTAAAAAACATCCAACCTCGTGTTATAAATGTTGTTAACATGGACCAAACCGGGGGCCAACCCCGCTATCTTTCCGGATTATTTTCAACTTGTGAGTTCACCAAGAAACTGTTAATGTGTAACACTACTGAGCGTGGAGGTATGTTCTCACCAAGCAGCGCATCGGGAGTATATTACAAAAATGTATGGGTATCTTTACAGtgtaaaaagtcaaaatttgataaGAACAAAATTATCAGAATTTTAGAAAACAAAACCATGCTTTTCTTTGGTGACTCAACAGTTCGACAATGGCTTGAGTTAATAACGGATACTTTGTGGAATGAGACCTGTTTTAAACAACTCGGTGCTACTAAGCTTGGATACTCCACACAATACAACATGTCATTTGCGTTCACATTCCACGGGTTTCCTGTTCGAGGTAAGCACTCTACGGCTTCAACTTCCGACTACATAGCAAACAGACTTGACGCTTTGAAAACGGGAGGACCTGATGTGATCATTGTTCTTACTATCTGGGCTCATTTTACAACAACCACACTGGAATTTTATCAAGATCGTTTGTTAAGCATTAAAAATGCAATCATTCGTTTGCAAAAAAGATATCCGGGGACCAGAACATTCATTAAATCTGCTAATACTAGAGAAAAGGCAATAATCTCAATGAGCAATTGGTATGCTTGGGAATGCGACCAGCTAATGAGAATGACGCTAGGAAATATTCCAGGGATTACCATAATAGATGTTTGGGGTATGACTACTGGTCACTACACGGGTTTTCACGTTCATCCTGACAAAAGTGTTGTAAGAAATGAAGTTGATATGCTACTGTCTTTTATCTAG